GTTCACTCGACCGTGTTGTCATGACGAAGAAGACTTCCGTTGACGAGATCGCATTGCCCGACGAACTGTCACACCCTCCGGGAGTGCCCACACTGGACGACGCCACCAGATTCACGCCCGAACACGCGCCCCACCGGCGTGTCGAGTACGAGCGGCGCGTCGACGCCGACGGCTGGGTTGATCCCGCCGCCGAGCGGACTGAACAGCCACCCGCTACGGACGCTGCATCGGCGCTGTCAGCATGGTCTGGTGGTGACTCCGATGCGTAAGGCCGTCCCCGAGAGACGGCGGGTGTGTGCGCTGGTGCGTCACCCGCGTCGTCGCGCCCTCCTGTTGGTGGTTGCGATCGCACCCGACCATGGAGTTCCCTTGCAGACTGCTGTAGAACTGATCCGGACTCTCGAAATTGGTGTGACACCACAGGGAATCGAACAGCAATCCGTGCAAATACTCGAGCACACACTCGAACAGACGCATCTGCCGGCGCTTGCAGCCATGGGGCTCGTTACCGTCACCGACACAGGCCACATTCAGGCTGGGTCTCGGTTTGCGATGGGTCTCCGGTTCCTTGTGACGACCCGGACGGTGTCCAGCAATTGATTCCGAGTCTCCGCCTGGTTTGGGTGGAGATGGGAGTACCGGCTGGGTGGCACAGCCCGGAGTCTCCCTGCACGACTTGTCCGGCGGACTCCAACCGCAGGCACAAGTGGTAGACTGCAAACCGTAATATCCCAACTGCGGTCGGGATTTTTCCACCTTCAGGCGGCGGCGGATGTCACCAGAAATCAAGGTGGATGCCCCGTCCTCACGGAGCGAACGAAGTGATGCGAGTAGGGCGAGGAGGAAACCGACATGGCTACAACCTCACCTTCAAATACTAGTAGTCTCATAAATACAACATGAGCGTGAAGGCGAACCGCACTGTGCGTATCCCACTCTCTGTCCCCGATCACTGGGTGGACGACCTTCACGCCACACATAACCTATATCAATACTGTCAAAACCGAACTGTCGACTGGTGCTGGCCTGACACCCCCACACACCCAGACGACCTCAAGACCAGCAAAGGCGACGCCGAAGACGCCCTCTACGACGATCTCCGCGACAAAACAGACAACGAACTCCACGCGAACCTCGTCCAAAAGGCCATCAAAGACGCAGTGAGTGCAGTCGGTTCATGCAAGACCTCATGGGAAAACGGCGACCGCATCAGCAAACCCGAGTTCCAAGACCGTGCTGACGAGTCGTACACGATGACGTATGACAAGCGAGCGGGGACATACCACCGATACAAAGCCTCGTTCGCCGTACTCGATGGAGATCCCGTGCACTGTCGCTACGAACTCCCTGCAACCCTCAACGCCACGCCGTACAACCAGTATGTGCGTGACTCTCGATGGGGGTTCAGCACGAGCAAGCTCGTCTTCGACGGCGAGCAGTTCTGGCTCCATGCCGTGATGAACCGCTCTTACACAGACGCACCAGAGTACCCACCGACAGCCGATGGTTCAAACACGCAAGAGGACTTCACAAGAGTTCTCGGCGTGGACCTCAATGTCAACGGGCACTCACCAGTCACCAGCGCCGGTGGCTTCCACGGCAACGCAGACTACCTCAACCACCGTCGGAGCACCTACGAGGAGCTGCGTGGCGAACTCCAAGAAACGGGGACACGATCTGCACACCTTCGCTTACAGTCTCGGCAAGGCGTCGAGTGGGCATGGTTCGACCAGTACGCTCACCACATGGCAAATTGCATCGTTGCAGACGCCGTTGCTGTCGGAGCAACCAACGTCGTGTTTGAGGACTTGACTCGGATTCGACAGCGCATCTCGAACGAGCCGAAATTCCAGCAGTGGTTGTTCTGACGTGTCCAAGAGTACGTCGCATACAAGCTCGAGGAGTATGGAATCAGCTTCGAGCAAGTGGCCGCACGGTATACGAGTCGGTCCTGTAGTCGAACGGATTGTGACTGCGTGGATGAAGACAATCGGTCTGGCAAGCAGTTCAACTGCGTATCGTGTGGGTATGCATTGAATGCGGACTTGAACGCGGCAAAGAATATCGGATTGAAATTCCTCGAGACACTCCCGGCGAGCCGCACGTGTTTGTCTGGGAAGGCCACCAGTCAACTGGCCTTGGTGTCGGGGACGCTCACGCCCACCGGGAGTTTTTCCCGTATGGACTAGGCGTCCACCGACAAGCCCCACCCTCAACGAGCGAGTGGCAGTCTACCTGCCCGAGCGAAGTAGGGTGGGGTAGTTGACTGATGACGACAACCGCTCAAGGCACCCGTACCTTCCGTACGACCGTATCCAGTTCCACGTTGCGCTCATTGCGAACGACCCCAGCGACGAGTCCACAACACTGTGAGGCTGGTCATCGACATCAACAAATCTAGCCGGTGAACGCCGTGAGCCGACGCGTGTATGCGGTCAACGGCTTTGTTGAAATCCCAGTGTTCAGATATATTCCCGCCTGAAACAGCCGGTCGCCAAAGACTACGTATTGACTACTGTGAGTTTGTACTGACATGGATGGCGCGTCACAACGTCTATTACAGCGGAGAGAGAATATGAGGTAAGATGGCCACAAACAACGACAAAATCCAGTTCCGGGGAGAAAGTGAGAAGGAGGCGACTCAGATTGTCGATCAGATGCGTCTTGGTGGGATCAACATCAGTGAGCTTGCTCGACAGGGTCTTCAAGAGAAACTCCGAGAAGTCCTCTCGGACGAGGAGAAGATCACCCTCCACCAGCGATACAAGCAGGGAGAGCTTTCTGAAGACGTTGCAGAGATTCTTCTTGGTGATGCCTTGGGAGAAATTGAGCGGGAGCGGGAGGCCTTTGAGGAGGCTGCGGAGCTTGACACGACTGGCGTGTTCCAGAAGTGAAGATGGTGGATGATGTACGCCATCCAGTTATCGTTGATACAGACGCACTAATTGCTGTCGCGAACACGGGTCTCTGGTCTCGAATTACGGATAATATACAGCTGACGACGACTAACGTGTGCTATCACGAACTCAAGCGCCACGTTCGGGAGATGTCTGAGTACGCGCCTGACGGGACGAGAGAGCGGTGGGTCCACGACGGGAGTAAGCGGGCACTTGAGCCGTTCGACGACGAGGAGAAGTCGTTTACGACGGTTCCGTGTGTTCCTCGACCGCATGGAGAGGATGCTGGGGAGAAGTCCGTGAAGATGGAAAGTGAGCAGCATACAGAGGTGTATCGGTTCGCTATTTTGATGGATACGCACGGGCGTCGGGCTATTAATCGAGTATTCGGTGACACCGACGAGACGACTGGAAAAGCAGTTGCTCCCACGTTTTTGCTGTATCTGCTACTAGACGACGGAGAGTGTACTGTAGCGGAGTTTTGTCAGGCCTGTGGCGAGATGCTTCGAGGGGAAGGCTGGACAGGATATCAAGCGATTCAGGCAGCGTGGGAAGCGATCCCGGTCGATTGCTCGCAGTATCTCCCGGACACTCTACTTTCATGAACACTTCGGAACAACGAGATTGTATTACCAACTATTGTTAATCTATCCTGAGCAATTCGTGAGTCCCCTGTATTGACCGCGATCGGGTCACTGTCTGGTATTGTTGATGCTCTCGCCAGTGCTGCTGATCTCGATTCACTCTGTCGGCCGCGGTGAGACCGCGGCACGCGACGAAACCGTGGCCTGCGAGCGTTCGGTTCGTGGATGTGTTGGTTGCGGCTGTGACTGCAGTTTGTGGATCCGGAATGGGTGCGGTCATGTTCGCTTGACCGTGTCTACAGATGACTGACCACGCAGAACCAAATTCGACCGACAGCGTCGTCTCGACTCCTGATCAACCGTGTGTACAGGTGCTTGCCTCCGGGTTCGCGATTCAGTACACACCCGAGCGTCAACCCCGGCGTCAGGTCCGGTATGAACCACGCACGCACGCCGATGGCTGGTGGCGTATCGTCGACGAGTGGACAGGGTGTGCGTGGCGCGTGACTGACCGAGAACCGGTTGCTGATATCCAGCTCACTATCCACCATGACTGACACTGACACTTCGTTGGCAACGCTGTTCGATGTGCTCTCGCATGCGCGTCGTCGCAGCATCATCCTCGCCGTTGCCTGTGCGCCCGCTGGCGTGCAGTTGCGGACGGTTGCTGAGTTCCAGTACGCGATCGAACACGACGTGACCCCCACGGCTGCGGCAACACGCTCTGTGACGATTCTGCAGACGAATCTCAAACGGAGTCATCTTGAGCCGTTGGAGGCGGCTGGCTGTATCACTCGGTCTGGTGACCGGCTTCACGCCGGGCCGACCCATGGGTGGGCTCTCGCGCTCATTGCTGTTGGGGCGCTGGTAGGCGCGTAGGGGAACTCGGCGGCGGCGGCGTTCGATGGTGTGGCTGTGATTTTTCCCACCACGTAGTCGTGGACATTCTCCTCGATCTCGTGTACAGTGGGTCATCGAAACAGGAACCCCACGAGTGCAGTGAGGCGTCCGGGAGACACACGCTACGGTCACTGTGGCGATCATCGTGGCCCGTAGTTCGTAACCAGAAGTGTAGTCGATCAACTGGCTCGCTACGTCCTTGGGAGTTCATCGACGAGTGAGGTCGGATACCGCTCGCTGTCTGTGACCCTCTCCTCGCGGCAAACGGCGAGGAGGCAATCACTAGTACTCACGACGACTAATCGACATGCAACATATTGGCATACAGGTCCGCTGCCGTCTCAACGTGGGCTGGCGTGACCATGTCGGAGAGTTCGAGTCGCGCACTTGCGATTGCGAGTCGTTCGATGGTGTCTGTTCCGCCGGTCTGTGTCGGTGACTCGGTACTGTCGGCGTCGACATCGTGGGCGATCTCCGTCGCGGTGTTCATCTTCTCAAGCTGCTCGCGGGCCGCCGTAGAGAGTGGTGTTGGTCGCTGCCGAGCGTACTCGAGATACACGCCGGCAAATGCGGGCTCAACCGGATCGATCGTGGGGAGCCGCGTGTCGGTGAGCCAGCGATCAGCTGTGCGATCTGCAGTGACCACCCCGTCAACTGCCAGCGCCAGTTCGGGGATAATATCGTCGGACGCACCACGGCGCCGGGTAGGAGACGTCCGCCACGTCACGGTGATGGCGCCCGGTGCTGGATGGGTGCCGTCAGTCGTCCACTCTGGAACCTCGCCCGTTGTCATCCCTTGTGCAATTGCCTCTTGGAGATCTGGCCCAGCAAACCTGATCGACGAATACGCCGTCAAGGCAGTGTCTGGATCCGTAATCGGGCTCGTACCGCCCGTGTGCAGAGCGGCTGTGTGGTCGGCCGCCTCACAGTAGATGAGCCCGACGCTACCAGTGGCTGTACGGAGTGTGGTGAACGCGGAACTCGCTGGGATTCGTCTGTCGAGTCTGAGCCCGAGATGCAGCGGGCGCACCGCTTGATCGACGGTCGCCACCGGCGCGCTCACGAACTGTAAGAGGAGTGCTTCGCCAACTCGTGGCGGGATCTTAGGCGGGGTGAGTGTCAGTGCAAGCCGCTGTCGGGTGTACGGATCGGCTGTCAATTCGGTTGCGGTCATCTCGCCAGTGCGCATACACGGTCAACGTGTGGCCGAGAGTTGTATGCAGCGTGTACAATGAGTCGGGTTCACACCCCACAAAAAGTATCTATCGCCCACTCGGGTGTTGCCTCTCCAGAAATCTAATTCGAAACAGTCGCTATCTCCGTGGAGGAGGGCGGTTTCCAGCATGAACCACTCACAGATCGTTTCGCCTCACTCTCCATCCGTATCTGAACACCGTCCTGTCAGCATCACCGCTGAGAACATTATTCCGGTTACTTCTGTGGAACTAATAGTGGCAAAAAATGCAATCAATCTTATTTGACAGCACATGTTGCTGTCAAAGAGATTATGATATGGCCAGCTTTATTTCCGAGCATGATGAGTTGGGTGTGATGAGCGAACACGAAGAGATGGAGGAAGTCTATTCACGCCTGTCAGATGGTGAGAACCGCGCACGGGAGCTTGAACGCACACAGGTTGACCTCCAGCATCGGGTCGAGATGCTCGAAAAAGTCATTGTACATCTCATTGATAAGTCAGATATTGACCCCGATGAGATTGGAGATACTGAGACGTTAGGGCAAAGTCCGGTTACATCAATCCGATAAAAGCCACACCAGTGAACTATCGCACCCTACTCGTCTGCTAACGTAGATTCCTTGAGGGGGGATTTCTATTTCAACGACGCGACGTGTACTGACCATGTCACCAGAATCGGCACTCAGTGAAGTGGTCGTATCTCTTGTTCAACGGCACGGTCACTGGCGGTTCCCACGCTGTGGTTCGCGGTGAGATATTGTCGACAATCCACCGTGGCCGGCCACTTGAATGGCGCTCACCCAATCAAGGTCGCGAACATCACTCAGACGATGGTCATAGCTCCTTGTGGAGATCCCGGCTCGCTCGATCTGGAGCGGCCGAGCGACTGATCCGCTTTGAACAGTGTGGCGTACAGCTTCGTTGCTGTCGGGGTCAGGTCGGGGCGGAAGCGTGTGGCCGGGAGTGTCGCCGCGGCGCGTTCAATGTCGGCAGGCGTCGGAGAATGAGGGTCGTTCAGCGCTCGGAGGAGGTCCACCACGACATCGTACGGACATGCTTGGTGGGTAGTGCCGATAGACCGAACGAGT
This genomic window from Halorubrum sp. PV6 contains:
- a CDS encoding transposase → MSVKANRTVRIPLSVPDHWVDDLHATHNLYQYCQNRTVDWCWPDTPTHPDDLKTSKGDAEDALYDDLRDKTDNELHANLVQKAIKDAVSAVGSCKTSWENGDRISKPEFQDRADESYTMTYDKRAGTYHRYKASFAVLDGDPVHCRYELPATLNATPYNQYVRDSRWGFSTSKLVFDGEQFWLHAVMNRSYTDAPEYPPTADGSNTQEDFTRVLGVDLNVNGHSPVTSAGGFHGNADYLNHRRSTYEELRGELQETGTRSAHLRLQSRQGVEWAWFDQYAHHMANCIVADAVAVGATNVVFEDLTRIRQRISNEPKFQQWLF
- a CDS encoding minichromosome maintenance protein MCM; translation: MRTGEMTATELTADPYTRQRLALTLTPPKIPPRVGEALLLQFVSAPVATVDQAVRPLHLGLRLDRRIPASSAFTTLRTATGSVGLIYCEAADHTAALHTGGTSPITDPDTALTAYSSIRFAGPDLQEAIAQGMTTGEVPEWTTDGTHPAPGAITVTWRTSPTRRRGASDDIIPELALAVDGVVTADRTADRWLTDTRLPTIDPVEPAFAGVYLEYARQRPTPLSTAAREQLEKMNTATEIAHDVDADSTESPTQTGGTDTIERLAIASARLELSDMVTPAHVETAADLYANMLHVD